The Rhodothermia bacterium genomic interval CCGCTCCCGTTACCTCCGGCGTTGCGGCTGTCCTCCGTTCTTATTTCCCAAAACTCACAGCGGAGCAAGTCAAACAACTGATTATGGACGCCACCATCAAGAATAAAAAGATGGTCATTAAGCCCGGAACCGAAGACGAAATGGTAATGCTCTCTGACCTTTCGATCTCCGGCGGGTACGTAAATGCCTTCGAAGCGGTAAAAAAAGCCCTCGCAATGGAACAAAAAACCAATCCGAATCAAAAAACAGCCCCTAAGACAAAAAACAAACCCATTCCAAAACCAAAAAAACCGCGAGGCTAATCTGCTTTTTATGCAGATCACAACAAAA includes:
- a CDS encoding S8 family serine peptidase, translating into MLHPNLIPSKLNKNKRNKSKENSGTSMAAPVTSGVAAVLRSYFPKLTAEQVKQLIMDATIKNKKMVIKPGTEDEMVMLSDLSISGGYVNAFEAVKKALAMEQKTNPNQKTAPKTKNKPIPKPKKPRG